The window CTTCGTGGCAACCAGATTCTATTATTTTTCCCTTGTCTAAAACGTAAATACAATTTGCATCTTGAATAGTAGATAAACGGTGGGCAATGGCGATAGTAGTTCTCCCCTTACGCATTTTTTTTAGGGATTTTTGAATTAATTCTTCTGTTTCAGAATCTATGTTGGCAGTTGCTTCGTCTAAAATTAATATTTTTGGTGCTAGGGCTATGGTTCTAGCAAAGGCTATTAATTGTCTTTGCCCTGATGATAGGGTGCTTCCTCTTTCTGTAACCTTGTGCTTATAGCCATCTTCAAATTCTGCTATGAAATTATGGGCATCAACAAATTTAGCTGCTTGGATAACTTCTTCTTTCGTTAGGTTCTCAGCAAAAAGTTTTATGTTTGATTCAATATCTCCGTGATATAAAAATGGGTCTTGCAAAACTAAACCAACTTTTTTTAGTAGTTCATCACGTTTGAAACTTTTAATATCGTGTCCGTCTATTAATATTTGTCCCCTATCAAATTCGTAAAATCTCATAAATAAATTTATGATAGAAGATTTACCTGAACCTGTATGACCGACAAAGGCAATAGTTTCTCCCTTGTTAGCTTTGAAACTAATATTTTTTAAGATGTCGTGCTGACCGTCATAACTAAAACTTATATTTTTAAATTCTATGTTACCTTCTTCAATTTTTATATCTTTGTCAAATTGTTTTGGTTCGTAATTATTTTCATCAACTACATCAAAAACACGTTCTGCTGATACCACAGACATCTGTAATGATGAAAAACTTTGTGTTAGTTCTATTAGCGGGTCGAATAATCTATTCACATATTGAATAAGAGCATACATTATCCCTGCTGTAAAACCTAGATACTCTCCCCTAAAACCAAAGTACATAAGTAAAATTGCATAGGCGACAATTTTTAAAAGCGACAGAGCTGGTCT of the Gemella sp. zg-570 genome contains:
- a CDS encoding ABC transporter ATP-binding protein, coding for MSYAKNYKLLLVVALLALFTTTIIQAIIPRVAKYFIDNFIGKNFAFKNTVVMILVAYYLLYLLQALFNYIGKTTFARVSFGIVRDLRNDAFANIQKLGISYFDKVATGSVVSRITNDTEAISNIFGVIFSSFIRGTFLIFVSLYSIFTLNVQLGFLMLLLMPIIFACMYYYRKLAVSAVAITRSKLSTINAKLAESVDGMRIIQSFRQEERLIRDFEKTNAEHNDYYIKYLKIDSLLLRPALSLLKIVAYAILLMYFGFRGEYLGFTAGIMYALIQYVNRLFDPLIELTQSFSSLQMSVVSAERVFDVVDENNYEPKQFDKDIKIEEGNIEFKNISFSYDGQHDILKNISFKANKGETIAFVGHTGSGKSSIINLFMRFYEFDRGQILIDGHDIKSFKRDELLKKVGLVLQDPFLYHGDIESNIKLFAENLTKEEVIQAAKFVDAHNFIAEFEDGYKHKVTERGSTLSSGQRQLIAFARTIALAPKILILDEATANIDSETEELIQKSLKKMRKGRTTIAIAHRLSTIQDANCIYVLDKGKIIESGCHEELLAKQGTYYKMYQLQTGMM